A single window of Streptomyces griseoviridis DNA harbors:
- a CDS encoding acyltransferase domain-containing protein encodes MRSTARTELSLATAELTVPETGGAHRPQGDLRLVRTALAAHGLVDAPTRAAAVVVVTRDASPPGGTVVEGVPVRTAVSPLGALALAHRTLADGAEDLVLVVNLTGAPGTVRVTRVTRRGAPRDREPAGAPADDTSRLLLWSGRTPADAAGTRDRLRPVARELTDDVFRALPAVVPCGPAAGPVRGAALCARADPAAALDAAEQVTAGRPRPVALLFPGQGSQHTAMAAGLYTRDQVFTEAVDTVLGLMGAEGAAVRADWLSPHDPVVPVDDVRRAQPLLFAVDYALGSMVMSWGVRPTALLGHSAGELVAAVFAGVVSLGDAVAMMRARVRHALSVPAGGMLAVAASAERLRPYLVGEVAVAAVNARLQTMLAGPAAPLSAVGKRLRDDGYTVVAVPATSPFHSPAMAPASAAVERAYAGIRFRPPGLALYSGYTGGLMGEPEALSPRFWARQITDTVYFGPALDELLAAEDMLLVEAGPRQTLASFTRRHPAVRSGASAVVPMLPARPSDPAADRRAVLGAVSRLWTEGHDLDTTALENLWSGGPGNPARGPLPAAGRRR; translated from the coding sequence ATGCGCTCCACAGCTCGTACCGAACTGTCCCTGGCCACAGCGGAGTTGACGGTCCCTGAGACGGGCGGGGCGCACCGTCCGCAGGGTGACCTGCGGTTGGTCCGCACCGCGCTGGCCGCCCACGGCCTCGTCGACGCGCCGACGCGGGCGGCGGCCGTGGTGGTGGTGACCCGGGACGCCTCGCCGCCGGGCGGCACCGTCGTCGAGGGGGTCCCCGTCCGGACGGCGGTCTCCCCGCTCGGCGCCCTGGCCCTCGCGCACAGGACGCTCGCGGACGGCGCCGAGGACCTGGTGCTGGTGGTGAACCTGACCGGTGCGCCCGGCACGGTCCGGGTCACCCGGGTGACCCGGCGCGGGGCTCCCCGCGATCGGGAGCCGGCCGGGGCGCCGGCCGACGACACCTCGCGGCTGCTGCTCTGGTCGGGCCGCACCCCGGCGGACGCGGCCGGGACCCGGGACCGACTGCGCCCGGTGGCCCGCGAGTTGACCGACGACGTGTTCCGGGCGCTGCCCGCGGTGGTGCCCTGCGGTCCGGCGGCGGGGCCCGTCAGGGGCGCGGCCCTGTGCGCACGCGCGGACCCGGCCGCCGCCCTCGACGCCGCCGAGCAGGTCACGGCCGGCCGGCCCCGCCCGGTGGCCCTGCTCTTCCCCGGCCAGGGCTCGCAGCACACCGCGATGGCGGCCGGGCTCTACACGCGGGACCAGGTGTTCACCGAGGCCGTCGACACGGTCCTCGGACTGATGGGCGCCGAGGGCGCGGCCGTCCGCGCCGACTGGCTCAGCCCGCACGACCCGGTTGTCCCGGTCGACGACGTCCGGCGGGCGCAGCCGCTGCTGTTCGCCGTGGACTACGCGCTCGGCTCGATGGTCATGAGCTGGGGGGTCCGTCCGACGGCCCTGCTCGGGCACAGCGCGGGCGAACTGGTGGCGGCGGTCTTCGCCGGTGTGGTGTCCCTCGGGGACGCGGTCGCGATGATGCGGGCCCGCGTCCGGCACGCGCTGTCGGTGCCCGCCGGGGGGATGCTCGCGGTGGCCGCTTCGGCGGAGCGGTTGCGGCCCTACCTGGTCGGCGAGGTGGCCGTGGCCGCCGTCAACGCCCGGCTCCAGACGATGCTGGCCGGTCCGGCCGCCCCGCTGTCCGCCGTCGGGAAGCGGCTGCGGGACGACGGGTACACGGTGGTGGCGGTGCCGGCGACCAGCCCCTTCCACTCCCCCGCGATGGCACCGGCCTCGGCGGCCGTCGAGCGCGCGTACGCCGGCATCCGGTTCCGGCCCCCCGGCCTCGCGCTCTACTCCGGTTACACGGGCGGGCTGATGGGCGAACCGGAGGCGCTGAGCCCGCGGTTCTGGGCGCGGCAGATCACCGACACGGTGTACTTCGGACCGGCCCTCGACGAGTTGCTCGCCGCGGAGGACATGCTGCTGGTGGAGGCGGGGCCGCGGCAGACGCTGGCGTCGTTCACGCGCCGCCACCCGGCGGTGCGCAGCGGGGCGAGCGCGGTGGTCCCGATGCTTCCGGCCCGCCCGAGCGACCCGGCGGCGGACCGCAGGGCCGTGCTCGGCGCGGTGTCCCGGCTCTGGACCGAGGGCCACGACCTGGACACCACGGCGCTGGAGAACCTGTGGAGCGGCGGCCCGGGGAACCCGGCGCGCGGGCCGCTACCGGCGGCGGGACGACGACGATGA
- a CDS encoding acyl carrier protein — protein MSTGTTVTLADLTRMLRESAGEEEGVDLDGDVLDVSFDDLGYDSLAMLEVIGQVQREYGVRLPDETVADADTPRALLALINAGGDLPGAG, from the coding sequence ATGTCCACAGGCACCACGGTAACCCTGGCCGATCTCACCCGGATGCTGCGGGAGAGCGCGGGCGAGGAGGAGGGCGTCGACCTGGACGGGGACGTCCTGGACGTCTCCTTCGACGACCTCGGCTACGACTCCCTGGCCATGCTCGAGGTCATCGGCCAGGTCCAGCGCGAGTACGGCGTCCGGCTGCCGGACGAGACGGTCGCCGACGCGGACACCCCGCGCGCCCTGCTGGCGCTGATCAACGCGGGCGGCGACCTCCCCGGGGCCGGGTGA
- a CDS encoding ketosynthase chain-length factor translates to MTRAVVTGLGVAAPNGLGTEAFWKATLAGRTGLAPLTRFDATQYPSVLAGEIKGFVAEDHIPSRLMPQTDHMTRIALAAADWAIGDAGADLRRLPEYGMGVVTAASGGAVEFGQRELENLWSKGKEHVSAYQSFAWFYAVNTGQISIRHKMRGPSGVLLTEQAGGIDALGHARRHIRKGTPLVVSGGVDAALCPWGWVPQIASGLMSTARDPDRAYLPFSADARGYVVGEGGAVIVVEDAASARERGAPRVYGEIAGYAATMDPAPGSGRPPGLRRAAENALADARLTARDIDVVFADGAGVLALDRAEAAAISGLFGPRGVPVTVPKTMTGRLLAGGAALDVATALLALRDGVIPPTVNVPDPAPDYGLDLVTDRPRDTAPRSALVLARGYGGFNAALVLRRTDD, encoded by the coding sequence ATGACCCGCGCCGTCGTCACGGGCCTCGGGGTCGCGGCGCCCAACGGCCTCGGCACGGAGGCGTTCTGGAAGGCCACCCTCGCCGGACGCACCGGCCTCGCCCCGCTGACCCGCTTCGACGCCACCCAGTACCCGTCCGTGCTCGCCGGGGAGATCAAGGGGTTCGTCGCCGAGGACCACATCCCCAGCCGGCTGATGCCGCAGACCGACCACATGACCCGCATCGCCCTGGCCGCCGCCGACTGGGCGATCGGCGACGCGGGCGCCGACCTGCGGCGGCTGCCCGAGTACGGGATGGGCGTGGTCACCGCGGCCTCGGGCGGGGCCGTCGAGTTCGGCCAGCGGGAGCTGGAGAACCTGTGGAGCAAGGGCAAGGAACACGTCAGCGCGTACCAGTCCTTCGCCTGGTTCTACGCGGTCAACACCGGCCAGATCTCCATCCGGCACAAGATGCGCGGCCCCAGCGGGGTCCTGCTCACCGAACAGGCCGGGGGCATCGACGCCCTCGGCCACGCGCGGCGCCACATCCGCAAGGGCACCCCGCTCGTGGTGTCGGGCGGGGTGGACGCCGCGCTGTGCCCCTGGGGGTGGGTGCCGCAGATCGCCTCGGGGCTCATGAGCACCGCCCGCGACCCGGACCGCGCCTACCTGCCGTTCTCCGCCGACGCCCGCGGATACGTCGTCGGTGAGGGGGGCGCCGTCATCGTCGTCGAGGACGCCGCCTCGGCGCGGGAGCGGGGCGCGCCGCGCGTCTACGGGGAGATCGCCGGATACGCGGCGACGATGGACCCGGCGCCCGGCAGCGGCCGGCCCCCCGGGCTGCGGCGGGCGGCCGAGAACGCCCTCGCCGACGCCCGTCTCACCGCGCGGGACATCGACGTGGTCTTCGCCGACGGAGCGGGCGTCCTCGCGCTGGACCGCGCCGAAGCGGCCGCGATCAGCGGGCTGTTCGGGCCGCGCGGAGTGCCGGTGACCGTGCCCAAGACGATGACCGGCAGGCTCCTGGCGGGCGGCGCCGCCCTCGACGTCGCCACCGCGCTGCTCGCCCTGCGCGACGGGGTGATCCCGCCGACCGTCAACGTGCCGGACCCCGCGCCCGACTACGGCCTCGACCTGGTGACCGACAGACCCCGGGACACCGCGCCCCGGTCGGCCCTGGTGCTGGCCCGCGGCTACGGGGGCTTCAACGCGGCCCTGGTGCTGCGCCGAACCGACGACTGA
- a CDS encoding beta-ketoacyl-[acyl-carrier-protein] synthase family protein has product MRRVAVTGLGTVAPGGIGVKEYWELLTSGRSATRTISFFDPSPFRSRVAAECDFDPVAAGLTPQEIRRLDRAAQFAVVSAREALADSGLDVARLAPDRIGTSIGSAVGCTTSLEREYVVVSDGGRTWNVDHRYAVPELYRHFVPNTMAAEVAWVAGAEGPAAVISTGCTSGLDAVGHAVELIREGSVDVMMAGATEAPISPITSACFDAIHATTPHNDEPERACRPFDRSRGGLVLGEGAAVMVLEEWESARRRGAHIYAEIAGFAARCNAYHMTGLKPDGREMAEAIDAALQEARLPPDSIGYVNAHGSGTKMNDRHETGAFKRSLGDHAYAVPISSIKSMIGHSLGAIGALEVVACALAIEHGVLPPTANLHEPDPELDLDYIPLTARRQQADVVLSVGSGFGGFQSAMLLTGPEVRS; this is encoded by the coding sequence ATGCGCAGAGTCGCCGTCACGGGCCTGGGCACGGTGGCCCCCGGAGGCATCGGGGTGAAGGAGTACTGGGAACTCCTCACCTCCGGCCGGTCCGCCACCCGCACCATCAGCTTCTTCGACCCGTCGCCCTTCCGCTCCCGGGTCGCGGCCGAGTGCGACTTCGACCCGGTGGCCGCGGGTCTGACCCCGCAGGAGATCCGACGCCTCGACCGGGCCGCCCAGTTCGCCGTGGTGAGCGCACGCGAGGCGCTCGCCGACAGCGGTCTCGACGTCGCCCGGCTGGCACCCGACCGGATCGGCACGTCGATCGGCAGCGCCGTGGGGTGCACCACGAGTCTGGAGCGCGAGTACGTCGTCGTCAGCGACGGCGGCCGGACGTGGAACGTCGACCACCGGTACGCGGTGCCCGAGCTGTACCGGCATTTCGTGCCCAACACGATGGCGGCCGAGGTCGCCTGGGTCGCGGGCGCCGAGGGTCCGGCCGCCGTGATCTCCACCGGCTGCACCTCGGGGCTCGACGCGGTCGGGCACGCGGTGGAGCTGATCAGGGAGGGGAGCGTCGACGTGATGATGGCGGGCGCCACCGAGGCCCCCATCTCCCCCATCACCTCCGCATGCTTCGACGCCATCCACGCCACCACCCCGCACAACGACGAACCGGAGCGCGCCTGCCGGCCCTTCGACCGCAGTCGCGGCGGACTGGTCCTCGGCGAGGGCGCCGCGGTCATGGTCCTGGAGGAGTGGGAGAGCGCCAGGCGGCGCGGGGCGCACATCTACGCCGAGATCGCCGGGTTCGCCGCCCGCTGCAACGCGTACCACATGACGGGCCTCAAGCCGGACGGACGCGAGATGGCCGAGGCCATCGACGCCGCCCTCCAGGAGGCCAGGCTGCCGCCCGACTCCATCGGCTACGTCAACGCCCACGGCTCCGGCACCAAGATGAACGACCGCCACGAGACAGGCGCGTTCAAGCGCAGCCTCGGCGACCACGCCTACGCGGTGCCGATCAGCTCCATCAAGTCGATGATCGGGCACTCGCTCGGCGCGATCGGCGCCCTGGAGGTCGTCGCCTGCGCCCTGGCGATCGAGCACGGGGTGCTGCCCCCGACCGCCAACCTGCACGAACCCGACCCCGAACTCGACCTCGACTACATCCCGTTGACCGCGCGCAGGCAGCAGGCCGACGTGGTGCTCAGCGTCGGCAGCGGCTTCGGCGGGTTCCAGAGCGCCATGCTCCTCACCGGACCCGAGGTGCGGTCATGA
- a CDS encoding AfsR/SARP family transcriptional regulator, which translates to MEIKVLGPLSAQENGISVVPTAAKPRQILAVLALQAGHVVTVSTLMEEIWGEAVPRSAATTLQTYILQLRRRIAAALPRDAARGAKDVLVTRHGGYLLDIPPGEVDAHEYERFAAAGRAALDAHDDRAASDLLGRALAVWRGPALVDVRIGRVLELEVLRVDQGRLAVLERRVGADLRLARHCELVPELTVLTARYPMHENFCALLMLAAYRSGNAWRALQAFQQLRATLVEELGLEPSARLQRLHQSILVGDPALELEVAAL; encoded by the coding sequence ATGGAAATCAAGGTGCTGGGTCCGCTGAGCGCACAGGAGAACGGGATCTCGGTGGTCCCGACCGCCGCCAAACCGCGGCAGATCCTCGCGGTGCTCGCCCTCCAGGCGGGCCATGTCGTCACGGTGTCCACGCTGATGGAGGAGATCTGGGGAGAGGCGGTGCCCCGCAGTGCCGCGACCACGTTGCAGACCTACATTCTCCAGTTGCGCCGCAGGATCGCCGCGGCGCTCCCCCGGGACGCGGCGCGCGGCGCCAAGGACGTCCTGGTCACCCGGCACGGCGGCTACCTGCTCGACATACCCCCGGGCGAGGTCGACGCCCACGAGTACGAGCGGTTCGCCGCGGCCGGCCGGGCCGCCCTCGACGCGCACGACGACCGCGCAGCCTCCGACCTGCTCGGCCGGGCCCTGGCCGTGTGGCGGGGTCCCGCGCTGGTCGACGTGCGGATCGGGAGGGTGCTTGAGCTTGAGGTGCTCCGCGTCGACCAGGGCCGGCTCGCGGTGCTCGAACGGCGCGTCGGCGCCGACCTGCGCCTGGCCAGGCACTGCGAACTCGTGCCCGAGCTGACCGTGCTGACGGCCCGCTACCCGATGCACGAGAACTTCTGCGCGCTGCTCATGCTGGCCGCCTACCGGTCGGGCAACGCCTGGCGGGCCCTTCAGGCGTTCCAGCAGCTGCGCGCCACCCTCGTCGAGGAGCTCGGCCTCGAACCGTCCGCCAGGCTCCAGCGGCTGCACCAGTCGATCCTGGTCGGCGATCCGGCCCTGGAGCTGGAGGTCGCGGCCCTCTGA
- a CDS encoding sensor histidine kinase has translation MSWNGLTGPLAGSALLLLTGIRAWGAFAVVVAVLPLRALAHDSPLLPAVGLALVSGLGGLVVLGLCRLTHLVSEAWASRAEAARSAVVSERLRFSMDLHDLLGFSLSSIALKSELIYRLVPNRPDQARKEIDEILGISRQALSDVRLVARGYRDMSLEGEASSARSVLDSLGVAVRVDIRCGSLPPAVDAVLATAVREGVTNALRHACVRHITIRVADEREKVRLVVANDGVARAPAEPCRSDGTGLHNLASRFDVVGGRVDTAMVDDGWFHLVCEVPLAVSLGSGRPPS, from the coding sequence ATGAGTTGGAACGGTCTGACCGGCCCGCTGGCCGGTTCGGCACTGCTTCTGCTCACCGGAATTCGGGCCTGGGGCGCCTTCGCGGTCGTCGTCGCGGTGCTGCCCCTGCGCGCCCTGGCCCACGACTCGCCGCTGCTGCCCGCCGTCGGGCTCGCCCTGGTCTCGGGTCTCGGCGGGCTCGTCGTCCTCGGCCTCTGCCGGCTGACCCATCTGGTCTCCGAGGCGTGGGCCTCCCGCGCGGAGGCGGCCCGCAGCGCCGTCGTGAGCGAGCGGCTGCGCTTCTCCATGGACCTGCACGACCTGCTCGGCTTCAGCCTGTCGTCGATCGCGCTGAAGAGTGAGCTGATCTACCGGCTGGTGCCCAACAGACCCGACCAGGCCCGCAAGGAGATCGACGAGATCCTCGGCATCTCCCGGCAGGCCCTGTCCGACGTACGACTGGTCGCCCGCGGCTACCGCGACATGTCCCTGGAGGGCGAGGCGTCCTCGGCGCGTTCCGTCCTGGACTCGCTCGGGGTCGCCGTGCGGGTGGACATCCGGTGCGGCAGCCTGCCCCCGGCCGTGGACGCCGTCCTGGCCACCGCGGTCCGCGAGGGCGTGACCAACGCGCTGCGCCACGCCTGCGTCCGGCACATCACGATCCGGGTGGCCGACGAGCGGGAGAAGGTGCGGCTCGTGGTGGCCAACGACGGAGTGGCCCGCGCCCCGGCCGAGCCGTGCCGCTCCGACGGCACCGGCCTGCACAACCTGGCCAGCCGGTTCGACGTCGTCGGAGGCCGCGTCGACACCGCGATGGTCGACGACGGCTGGTTCCACCTGGTGTGCGAGGTCCCGCTCGCCGTGTCGCTCGGCTCAGGTCGGCCGCCCTCCTGA
- a CDS encoding response regulator transcription factor produces the protein MSVRVLIAEDVSMLREALVALLELESDLEVVAAVGRGDAIVPTALRARPDVAVIDISLPGIDGLSAAKELHRQLPHCRTIMMTGMGRSGTLRRALDAKVAGFLLKDSDPHRLAQAIRAVAAGQRAIDPELALSAWDVQDTPLTRRELEVLRLAAQGAEAGEIAGRLYLTKGTVRNYLTSIVTKLNARNRVDAVRIAEQAGWIP, from the coding sequence TTGTCCGTCAGAGTCCTCATCGCCGAAGACGTCTCCATGCTCCGTGAGGCCCTCGTCGCCCTCCTTGAACTGGAGAGCGACCTGGAGGTCGTGGCGGCCGTCGGACGCGGCGACGCCATTGTGCCCACCGCCCTGCGGGCCAGGCCCGACGTCGCCGTCATCGACATCTCGCTGCCCGGCATCGACGGGCTGAGCGCCGCCAAGGAACTCCACAGACAGCTCCCGCACTGCCGGACCATCATGATGACCGGCATGGGCCGCTCGGGCACCCTGCGCCGAGCGCTGGACGCCAAGGTCGCCGGATTCCTGCTGAAGGACTCCGACCCGCACCGGCTCGCCCAGGCCATCCGCGCCGTGGCGGCGGGCCAGCGCGCCATCGACCCCGAACTCGCCCTGTCCGCGTGGGACGTCCAGGACACCCCCCTGACCAGACGGGAACTGGAGGTGCTCAGGCTGGCGGCCCAGGGAGCCGAGGCCGGTGAGATCGCCGGCCGGCTCTACCTCACCAAGGGGACCGTCCGGAACTACCTGACCTCCATCGTCACCAAGCTCAACGCCCGCAACCGGGTCGACGCGGTCCGGATCGCGGAGCAGGCGGGCTGGATCCCCTGA
- a CDS encoding aromatase/cyclase yields MVRSSAEPTHVTEHGVAIAAPAADVYRLVADAAGWPDVFGPTVHCEVESGTERRQELRIWAFANGRVRTWASRRILDPEARTVTFRQVVSAPPVASMGGTWRIEETAGGCRVTLLHDYRAVDDDPEGVRLIENAVEANSTAELHALRTTAERFAEFAQSRFTFSTRQDIHGDPRAAFDFLARAELWPSRLPHVARLDLREEEPGVQHMTMDTYGPDGSAHTTSSVRLCFPERGLIVYKQTTPPPVMSGHTGRWVVEDVRDASGARVARVTSWHTVVVDPQGVRRVLGPGTEPAEARAMIERSLTANSSATLLRAKRHVEGGTP; encoded by the coding sequence GTGGTGCGGAGCAGCGCGGAACCCACGCATGTCACGGAGCACGGGGTCGCCATCGCGGCGCCGGCCGCGGACGTCTACCGTCTCGTCGCCGACGCGGCCGGCTGGCCCGACGTCTTCGGTCCGACGGTGCACTGCGAGGTGGAGAGCGGGACGGAGCGCCGGCAGGAGCTGCGGATCTGGGCGTTCGCGAACGGCCGGGTGCGCACCTGGGCGTCCCGGCGGATCCTCGACCCCGAGGCGCGGACGGTGACGTTCCGCCAGGTGGTGTCGGCGCCGCCGGTGGCGTCGATGGGCGGCACCTGGCGGATCGAGGAGACGGCGGGCGGCTGCCGGGTGACGCTGCTGCACGACTACCGAGCCGTCGACGACGACCCGGAGGGCGTGCGGCTGATCGAGAACGCGGTGGAGGCCAACAGCACCGCCGAACTGCACGCGTTGCGGACGACGGCCGAGCGGTTCGCGGAGTTCGCGCAGTCGAGGTTCACCTTCAGCACCCGGCAGGACATCCACGGCGACCCGCGGGCGGCCTTCGACTTCCTCGCCAGGGCCGAGCTGTGGCCGAGCCGGCTTCCGCACGTGGCCCGGCTCGATCTGCGCGAGGAGGAGCCCGGCGTGCAGCACATGACGATGGACACCTACGGCCCGGACGGTTCGGCGCACACCACGTCCTCGGTCCGGCTGTGCTTCCCGGAGCGGGGGCTGATCGTCTACAAGCAGACGACCCCGCCGCCGGTGATGAGCGGCCACACCGGGCGGTGGGTCGTGGAGGACGTCAGGGACGCGTCCGGCGCGCGGGTGGCGCGGGTCACCTCCTGGCACACGGTGGTGGTCGACCCGCAGGGCGTGCGCCGGGTACTGGGGCCGGGCACCGAGCCGGCCGAGGCGCGCGCGATGATCGAGCGGTCCCTCACCGCGAACAGCTCGGCGACCCTGCTCAGGGCGAAGCGGCACGTGGAGGGCGGGACGCCGTGA
- a CDS encoding ketoacyl-ACP synthase III family protein, whose protein sequence is MRVDGIFVQATGVRLPARLRVDDAVAAGACPPRTAQTTGVVSVAYSPEESAAEMAVAAAAHALDRAGARPEDIDLILHADTYHQGQDLWPVASYIQRETLRNSCPALEIRQMSNGGLTAVELAAAYLKAAPGRRQALLTTADRFCEPGIDRWRTDPGTPYADGGTALVLSRHSGFAALTSLALFADSELEPLHRGDTPFSPAPFTNGMPVDFDAAKRSFVERMGISYAVARSGAGQYSVVKEALSDAGMELADAAWVILPHFGRRRLQSIYYRPFGIDPDRTPWEWARTVGHLGAGDQFASLDRLVVSGRAVPGDRCVLMSVGAGYSWGCAVVDILDRPAWADG, encoded by the coding sequence ATGCGTGTGGACGGCATCTTCGTACAGGCGACCGGAGTGCGGCTGCCCGCCAGGCTGCGGGTGGACGACGCGGTCGCGGCGGGCGCGTGCCCGCCCAGGACCGCGCAGACCACCGGCGTCGTGTCGGTGGCGTACTCGCCCGAGGAGTCGGCGGCGGAGATGGCGGTCGCGGCCGCCGCCCACGCCCTGGACCGGGCCGGGGCGCGGCCGGAGGACATCGATCTGATCCTGCACGCGGACACCTACCACCAGGGCCAGGACCTCTGGCCGGTGGCGTCGTACATCCAGCGCGAGACGCTGCGCAACTCCTGCCCCGCCCTGGAGATCCGGCAGATGTCCAACGGCGGTCTGACCGCCGTCGAGCTGGCCGCCGCGTATCTGAAGGCGGCGCCCGGCCGCCGTCAGGCCCTGCTGACCACCGCCGACCGGTTCTGCGAGCCCGGCATCGACCGCTGGCGCACCGACCCCGGCACGCCGTACGCCGACGGGGGCACCGCGCTGGTGCTCTCCCGGCACAGCGGGTTCGCCGCGCTCACCTCGCTCGCCCTGTTCGCCGACTCGGAGCTGGAGCCCCTGCACCGGGGCGACACCCCGTTCTCCCCGGCGCCCTTCACGAACGGCATGCCCGTCGACTTCGACGCGGCGAAACGGTCCTTCGTCGAACGGATGGGCATCTCGTACGCCGTCGCGCGCAGCGGCGCCGGACAGTACAGCGTCGTCAAGGAGGCGCTGTCGGACGCCGGGATGGAGCTGGCCGACGCCGCGTGGGTGATCCTCCCGCACTTCGGCCGCCGCAGGCTCCAGTCCATCTACTACCGGCCGTTCGGCATCGATCCGGACCGCACGCCGTGGGAGTGGGCCAGGACGGTGGGGCATCTGGGCGCGGGCGACCAGTTCGCGAGCCTCGACCGGCTCGTGGTGTCCGGCCGGGCGGTGCCCGGTGACCGCTGCGTCCTGATGTCGGTGGGCGCGGGGTACAGCTGGGGCTGCGCCGTCGTCGACATCCTCGACCGCCCGGCCTGGGCGGACGGCTGA
- a CDS encoding alpha-isopropylmalate synthase regulatory domain-containing protein — MAGQDIQLHDTTLRDGARPAGRVLPVDDRLAVARCLDGLGVGFIEGGRPGATAADTEFFRRAAGELRLTGAVLVARGAARAPGASAATDPRVRELLAAGTPVVTLAAVSDSRRVERARGTNLAENLAAVGGTVRHLVRAGRRVLLDAEHFFDGHRANREYALEVVRTAAEAGAETVVLCDGAGGRPPDEVGAVVSDTLHGTGVELGVHCRGGAGRAVAGSVAAVAAGARQVRGTVCGYGRRRDADLLSVAAQLIVTRGAAALPGGSAVLGAAVAESAGRAVEVVSWQVGADPAGGGQDRSSASVLLRVDGVATAATASGGGAVEALDRAVHRALDPVLPGVRRLRLTGHLARVPAGHAGTAGTARVVASFADGDGRLDTVGVAADTGAAFLRALLEAVRRLPARERHGDGRTAERRPAAVAYGPTLTEPTLTGTD, encoded by the coding sequence ATGGCGGGACAGGACATCCAGCTCCATGACACGACCCTGCGGGACGGCGCGCGCCCTGCGGGCCGGGTGCTGCCGGTGGACGACAGGCTCGCCGTGGCCCGCTGTCTCGACGGCCTCGGGGTGGGCTTCATCGAGGGCGGGCGGCCGGGCGCGACGGCGGCGGACACCGAGTTCTTCCGCCGGGCGGCCGGTGAACTGCGCCTGACCGGTGCGGTGTTGGTGGCGCGCGGGGCGGCCCGTGCGCCCGGCGCCTCGGCCGCGACCGACCCGCGGGTGCGGGAGCTGCTCGCGGCCGGGACCCCGGTGGTGACCCTGGCGGCCGTGAGCGACTCGCGGCGGGTGGAGCGGGCGCGGGGGACGAACCTGGCGGAGAACCTCGCGGCCGTCGGCGGCACGGTGCGGCACCTGGTGCGGGCGGGGCGGCGGGTCCTCCTGGACGCGGAGCACTTCTTCGACGGCCACCGGGCCAACCGGGAGTACGCCCTGGAGGTCGTGCGCACCGCCGCGGAGGCCGGCGCGGAGACCGTCGTCCTGTGCGACGGCGCCGGCGGCCGGCCGCCCGACGAGGTGGGCGCGGTGGTGTCCGACACGCTGCACGGCACCGGGGTGGAGCTGGGCGTCCACTGCCGTGGCGGCGCGGGGCGCGCGGTCGCCGGCTCGGTGGCGGCGGTGGCCGCCGGGGCCCGGCAGGTGCGGGGCACGGTGTGCGGATACGGGCGGCGACGCGACGCGGACCTGTTGAGCGTGGCCGCGCAGCTGATCGTCACGCGCGGGGCGGCGGCGCTGCCGGGCGGGTCCGCCGTCCTGGGCGCGGCCGTCGCGGAGAGCGCCGGACGGGCCGTCGAGGTGGTGTCCTGGCAGGTCGGCGCGGACCCTGCGGGCGGTGGCCAGGACCGGTCGAGCGCCTCGGTCCTGCTGCGGGTGGACGGGGTGGCGACGGCGGCGACCGCGTCCGGCGGCGGGGCGGTGGAGGCGCTCGACCGTGCGGTGCACCGGGCGCTCGACCCGGTGCTGCCCGGGGTGCGGCGGCTGCGGCTCACCGGTCACCTGGCGCGGGTCCCGGCCGGTCACGCGGGGACAGCGGGGACGGCCAGGGTCGTCGCGTCGTTCGCGGACGGCGACGGGCGGCTGGACACCGTGGGGGTGGCCGCCGACACCGGCGCGGCCTTCCTGCGGGCGCTGCTGGAGGCCGTGCGCCGGCTGCCGGCGCGGGAGCGGCACGGCGACGGGCGGACGGCGGAGCGCCGGCCGGCCGCCGTCGCGTACGGACCCACCCTCACAGAGCCCACCCTCACAGGGACGGACTGA